One Spinacia oleracea cultivar Varoflay chromosome 4, BTI_SOV_V1, whole genome shotgun sequence DNA segment encodes these proteins:
- the LOC110780396 gene encoding uncharacterized protein, giving the protein MSDTKSSFHPALAVSNIKNNIPIVLEMENVQYATWAELFKIHARSNKVLHHIVTPEHGTVKTPSTDDEKELWSTLDATVLQWIYSTISTDLLQTIIEPDSTAMEAWGRLRDIFQDNKNSRAVTLEQEFSHTSMEDFPNASAYCQRLKELADQLKNVGAPVSNDRLVLQLVAGLTEAYNGVGTLLRQSNPLPPFYQARSMLTLEEAGLAKKAAIGAPCAMVAAAPRDADDAPQLSSYPDNRGNGGGKKGSHRNYDGKNNRGGGRGGGKGGRHGGGSNTHGGGRGGNHSGQQQQSGYQQGNGAQTMPWPWQWPWPIPPCPYC; this is encoded by the coding sequence ATGTCTGACACAAAATCGTCCTTCCATCCCGCTCTTGCGGTCTCCAACATCAAGAACAACATTCCCATCGTTCTTGAAATGGAAAATGTCCAATATGCGACATGGGCGGAGTTATTCAAGATTCACGCACGTTCAAACAAGGTACTCCATCACATTGTCACACCAGAACACGGCACGGTCAAGACACCGTCCACTGACGATGAGAAGGAGCTTTGGTCCACACTCGACGCAACGGTCTTACAGTGGATTTATTCCACCATCTCCACCGACCTCTTGCAAACTATTATTGAACCCGACTCAACGGCAATGGAAGCTTGGGGTAGGTTGCGTGACATATTCCAAGACAACAAAAACTCTCGTGCCGTCACTCTTGAGCAGGAATTTTCCCACACCTCTATGGAAGATTTCCCGAATGCTTCGGCTTACTGTCAAAGGCTCAAGGAGTTAGCTGATCAACTGAAGAACGTCGGAGCACCGGTAAGTAATGACCGTTTGGTTCTTCAATTAGTTGCAGGACTcaccgaagcctataatggcgTCGGCACCTTGCTGCGACAGAGCAACCCTTTGCCTCCTTTCTACCAGGCTCGATCAATGCTCACACTGGAGGAAGCGGGATTGGCCAAAAAGGCCGCCATAGGAGCTCCTTGCGCCATGGTTGCAGCCGCGCCCAGGGATGCTGATGATGCTCCACAACTCTCGTCCTACCCGGACAACCGTGGTAATGGGGGAGGCAAGAAGGGCAGCCACCGAAATTATGATGGTAAAAACAACCGCGGCGGCGGCCGGGGCGGTGGCAAGGGTGGCAGACATGGTGGAGGCAGCAACACCCATGGTGGGGGGCGTGGTGGTAACCACTCGGGGCAGCAACAACAATCCGGGTATCAACAGGGGAATGGTGCTCAAACTATGCCTTGGCCTTGGCAGTGGCCTTGGCCCATTCCCCCTTGTCCATATTGTTAg
- the LOC130459446 gene encoding probable nucleoredoxin 1 — protein MRTLSDSPTVRKKTGDINYEHDSCVHDFWPLKKPFENLCRSQGRGTECYNRFLNFTRESEKPEYDDDIKKMISESPVIKIGDPFDIISLLSFKGQSNYLIRNNDDNRVELNKDTFQGKYVMVCCFHAPIHCLDEEATTFQSIADVCYEMFDYFDDDDFEIVLVLKMNTKYNHQWVFSNFLSAFPPSCLVVPFDDPNRRDYICCYLDIRLPCKCFIVDRTSIAVFHSFPDFATDQGADAFPFNSNYSAKELEFMSMPKTTQLQEVMLSIASNNVVHRINQEGVHEEVSFSRLNEKKVVGLYLFNEGSCCITKESSIHTLRKAYKKCRKNQLEFEIVVVYIPFCHCLSPEVFQEKVDNFMEKNKISWWRMPYNNSKCLKLWKICGYDPNKLLIVGPRNEYVGVHGQEILTKYGSDGYPFTREGLISNHVKLLRELTLGSLLTSELYDYVLKGGDTPISVASLQPRNTLLYFDFSSKDTWPFEHLQKWYDKIKTKYPGYEVIYVRRNNKEDFDIEAIDPALSDIPWLVRPFQSKHSRSVVKKLFPPRVFPFDTLVEFGIDGHVCSVDTQNLYEDERRDGIPLECNLRRDVINRLRGSLWCMEECMEDMVRYLWCPT, from the coding sequence ATGAGAACATTGTCAGATTCTCCGACAGTTAGGAAGAAAACAGGAGATATTAATTATGAACATGATTCTTGTGTGCATGATTTTTGGCCACTGAAGAAGCCCTTTGAGAATTTGTGCCGCAGCCAAGGGAGAGGTACTGAGTGCTATAACAGATTCTTAAATTTTACTCGTGAAAGTGAGAAACCAGAATATGATGATGATATAAAGAAGATGATTTCTGAGTCGCCTGTTATTAAGATTGGCGACCCCTTTGATATTATATCGTTGTTGTCCTTTAAGGGTCAGAGTAATTACCTTATTCGGAACAATGATGATAATCGAGTCGAATTGAACAAGGATACCTTTCAAGGGAAATATGTTATGGTTTGCTGTTTTCATGCCCCTATCCATTGTCTAGATGAAGAGGCAACCACTTTCCAGTCTATTGCAGATGTCTGTTATGAAATGtttgattattttgatgatgatgattttgagatTGTGTTGGTTTTGAAGATGAACACTAAGTATAATCATCAATGGGTGTTTTCCAACTTCTTGTCGGCTTTTCCACCCTCTTGCCTTGTAGTACCCTTTGATGACCCCAATCGTCGTGACTATATATGCTGTTATCTTGACATTAGACTTCCTTGTAAATGTTTCATTGTGGATCGTACGAGCATTGCTGTGTTCCATAGTTTTCCTGACTTTGCAACGGATCAAGGAGCTGACGCCTTTCCCTTCAATAGTAATTATTCTGCTAAAGAGTTGGAATTTATGAGTATGCCTAAGACAACCCAGCTTCAGGAAGTTATGCTGAGCATTGCATCTAATAATGTTGTACATAGGATTAATCAAGAAGGTGTCCATGAGGAGGTGTCTTTCTCGAGACTCAACGAGAAGAAGGTTGTCGGGTTGTATTTATTCAATGAAGGAAGTTGCTGTATCACTAAAGAAAGTTCCATTCACACCCTTCGCAAGGCCTATAAAAAATGCAGGAAAAATCAGCTTGAATTCGAGATTGTAGTGGTTTACATACCCTTTTGTCACTGTCTTTCCCCAGAGGTTTTCCAGGAGAAAGTAGATAATTTTATGGAGAAAAACAAGATATCTTGGTGGCGGATGCCCTACAACAACTCCAAATGCCTCAAACTTTGGAAAATTTGCGGATATGATCCTAATAAGCTTCTTATTGTGGGACCCCGTAATGAATACGTGGGTGTTCATGGACAAGAGATCTTGACCAAATACGGATCTGATGGATATCCGTTCACTAGAGAGGGTCTTATCAGTAATCATGTTAAGTTGTTGAGGGAACTCACTTTGGGGTCATTGCTCACTTCTGAGTTATATGACTATGTTCTTAAAGGTGGTGATACTCCGATCAGTGTGGCTTCACTCCAACCCAGGAACACACTTCTATATTTTGATTTTAGTTCTAAAGACACTTGGCCTTTTGAACATCTACAGAAATGGTATGATAAGATTAAAACTAAGTATCCTGGTTATGAAGTGATTTATGTTAGACGAAACAATAAGGAGGATTTTGATATCGAGGCTATTGATCCAGCACTGTCTGATATTCCTTGGTTGGTACGCCCCTTCCAAAGTAAACATTCAAGATCTGTGGTGAAAAAATTGTTCCCACCACGGGTTTTCCCATTTGATACCCTCGTTGAATTTGGAATCGATGGCCATGTTTGTTCAGTTGATACTCAAAATCTATATGAAGATGAAAGACGTGATGGTATTCCATTGGAGTGTAATTTACGTAGGGACGTCATTAATCGACTTCGGGGTTCCCTCTGGTGTATGGAGGAGTGTATGGAGGATATGGTGAGATACTTGTGGTGTCCTACTTAG